In Candidatus Epulonipiscium viviparus, one DNA window encodes the following:
- a CDS encoding pseudouridine synthase has product MRLQKYLAAAGVASRRKSEEYIIAGKVKVNGVVVTELGTQVKDTDIIKFNNKVVSIVTTKIYYMLNKPRGYITTAKDENGRKTVIDLIPNKNERVYPVGRLDYNTSGLLLLTNDGNFAYQLTHPKHTITKTYIVVVDGTVSNSQLQTLRTGVTIDDYTTKPSTAERIAITNNTTTLQIIISEGKNRQVRKMCAAIGHNVISLKRIAIGNVELNDLKTGKIRKLTKDEVAHFSKYHTK; this is encoded by the coding sequence ATGAGATTACAAAAATATCTAGCTGCTGCCGGTGTTGCATCTAGACGCAAAAGCGAAGAATACATCATTGCAGGCAAAGTGAAAGTTAATGGCGTTGTCGTTACCGAGCTCGGAACTCAGGTTAAAGATACAGATATTATTAAATTTAACAACAAAGTTGTGTCTATTGTTACAACTAAAATTTATTACATGCTCAACAAACCTCGTGGATACATTACAACTGCCAAAGATGAAAATGGTAGAAAAACTGTAATAGATTTAATACCTAATAAAAATGAGCGTGTTTATCCTGTAGGTAGACTTGATTATAACACTAGCGGCTTGCTATTGCTTACCAATGATGGCAATTTTGCATATCAGTTAACGCATCCAAAGCATACTATTACAAAAACATATATTGTAGTAGTAGATGGAACTGTTTCCAACTCACAACTACAAACATTACGAACCGGCGTTACTATAGACGATTACACTACAAAGCCTTCAACTGCCGAACGAATTGCCATTACAAATAATACTACAACCTTGCAAATTATTATTAGTGAAGGTAAAAATCGACAGGTTCGCAAAATGTGTGCCGCTATCGGTCATAACGTTATTTCTCTTAAACGCATCGCAATAGGTAATGTTGAATTAAACGACCTCAAAACCGGAAAAATTCGCAAACTTACCAAAGATGAAGTTGCACATTTTAGCAAATATCACACTAAATAG
- a CDS encoding YlzJ-like family protein → MYYSILPVMPSVEIIEYVELSYNGCDILAVVTDEGYKIERLYSCDYTKFMDETFAPGTLLNSKLID, encoded by the coding sequence ATGTATTATAGTATTCTTCCAGTTATGCCATCCGTAGAAATAATCGAATATGTCGAGCTTAGTTACAACGGCTGTGATATATTAGCAGTCGTAACAGATGAGGGCTATAAAATTGAACGGCTTTATAGCTGTGATTATACAAAATTTATGGATGAAACCTTTGCACCAGGTACATTACTAAATAGTAAATTAATTGATTAA
- a CDS encoding YARHG domain-containing protein — MKKSIIAGLLTAIIGVTQSQALVYYAESNYNYMLPISSALYLETADIDHLTSAEARIARNEIYAKHGSLFYVDDMDIYFRGKAWYQPLPQGIKLDTNLLSDIEKKNIQLLASYEQSGAQPITPSKPVYKVIDTEFTNKIIGFDVVTFMDTSFDSLDKMLNFLAKYKFELIKQEDFKLTLVDNIKTELVVQLDYDGDFVSVIDFNATVINYDVDLKTAKERHLTEYQTDNHFIYADFEDGTHVNYYFSFDSLQNHNPTTSYVTITKNRYK, encoded by the coding sequence ATGAAAAAATCGATTATTGCTGGCCTTCTTACTGCTATTATTGGAGTTACTCAATCTCAAGCCCTAGTATATTATGCTGAAAGTAATTATAATTACATGCTTCCTATCAGTAGTGCTCTTTATCTAGAAACAGCAGATATTGATCATCTTACATCGGCAGAAGCGCGAATTGCACGCAATGAAATATATGCCAAACATGGTAGTCTATTTTATGTGGATGATATGGATATTTATTTTAGAGGTAAAGCTTGGTATCAACCGCTACCACAAGGTATAAAATTAGATACCAATTTATTAAGTGACATCGAAAAAAAGAATATTCAGTTATTAGCTAGCTACGAACAATCTGGTGCTCAACCAATTACTCCGTCTAAGCCTGTTTATAAAGTTATAGATACAGAGTTTACAAACAAGATCATTGGCTTTGATGTCGTTACTTTTATGGATACATCATTTGATAGTCTCGACAAAATGTTAAATTTTTTGGCTAAATATAAATTCGAATTAATTAAACAAGAGGATTTTAAACTAACCTTAGTAGATAATATCAAAACTGAATTAGTAGTTCAATTGGATTATGATGGAGATTTTGTTAGCGTTATTGACTTTAATGCTACTGTTATTAACTATGATGTCGATCTAAAAACAGCTAAAGAAAGACATTTAACTGAATATCAAACAGATAATCATTTTATATATGCTGATTTTGAAGATGGCACACATGTAAATTACTACTTTTCCTTCGATTCATTACAAAATCATAATCCTACCACATCATATGTAACAATTACTAAAAATAGATATAAATAA
- a CDS encoding lamin tail domain-containing protein, which yields MAEDIAEDIAEEITTTVSIIAVDKNVEYGEYVEIKNTSDTEINLKDWQLSSNGESYIFKAINLMPGATVKIGECARNFDVDYYWAHSRAVWTASNNSIQLLDFNEKLIATF from the coding sequence ATCGCTGAAGATATCGCTGAGGATATTGCTGAGGAGATCACAACCACTGTATCTATCATTGCTGTTGATAAAAACGTAGAATATGGTGAATACGTAGAAATTAAGAATACTAGTGATACAGAAATTAATCTTAAAGATTGGCAACTTTCATCAAATGGAGAATCTTACATATTCAAAGCAATTAACTTAATGCCTGGTGCTACAGTTAAAATTGGAGAATGTGCTAGAAATTTTGATGTAGACTATTATTGGGCTCACAGCCGAGCTGTTTGGACTGCATCCAATAACTCTATTCAATTATTAGATTTTAACGAAAAATTAATTGCTACTTTCTAA
- a CDS encoding ClpP family protease, with product MPPQNKTTKYEHLIPQFFGFLENPEVKGLLIVLNTVGGDVEAGLALAELITSFGKPVVSLVLGGAHSIGVPIAVASDYSFITPSATMTLHPVRMNGTVLGVIQTYEYFDQMQERIVDFVAANSEITADRFRQLMLDVGKVAKDMGTILVGAEAVDEKIINEVGGLTKAVSKLKELIQECEKNQ from the coding sequence ATGCCTCCTCAAAACAAAACAACCAAATACGAGCATCTAATTCCACAATTTTTTGGATTTTTAGAAAATCCAGAAGTAAAAGGATTGCTCATTGTCTTAAATACTGTGGGAGGAGATGTAGAAGCTGGCCTTGCACTTGCGGAACTTATCACGAGTTTTGGAAAGCCTGTTGTTTCGCTAGTTCTTGGTGGAGCACACTCTATTGGCGTTCCCATTGCAGTAGCCAGTGACTATTCATTTATCACGCCAAGTGCCACCATGACACTACATCCAGTTAGAATGAATGGTACAGTCTTGGGAGTTATACAGACCTATGAATATTTTGATCAAATGCAAGAGAGGATAGTAGATTTTGTTGCTGCAAACTCAGAAATTACAGCAGATAGATTTAGACAATTGATGCTTGATGTTGGTAAAGTTGCCAAAGATATGGGCACAATTTTGGTGGGTGCGGAAGCTGTTGACGAAAAAATAATTAATGAAGTTGGTGGATTAACAAAAGCCGTATCTAAGCTTAAAGAATTAATCCAAGAATGTGAAAAAAATCAATAG
- the rpmB gene encoding 50S ribosomal protein L28 translates to MAKCEICSKDVHFGIKVSHSHRRANKMWKANIKKIKVAKNGTIKTMHVCTRCLRSNLVTRA, encoded by the coding sequence ATGGCAAAATGTGAAATCTGTTCAAAAGATGTTCATTTCGGAATAAAAGTGAGTCACTCTCATAGAAGAGCTAATAAAATGTGGAAAGCGAATATCAAAAAAATTAAAGTTGCTAAAAATGGAACTATAAAAACTATGCATGTTTGTACGCGTTGTTTGCGTTCTAATCTAGTCACTCGTGCTTAA
- a CDS encoding glycosyltransferase: MDLKLDKSKIIIIIENFEGFFDYDKSVIEYTIKTTRYNMLANLILAIDRKFDSITEVYIVSKGQSEPDIFAAQFERLPIFRIQLAYSTLEEYEKDVQTTMIYKIVSIIAPQNIIILGDKSELDLEIRSLLPIINTIKIVDLDISINNKDIKSIINGIDVSLPFVEDYYLFPQYVSNKKWVLKKTKIPEYESKKPLSRVNLIKTLDMPEDAFVIIMVNPNLNIYVKDEFLEMCYNIAEKNEKIYFILVTEKMINITKYKNQFKIITKIDQATTILPACDLFISPAIPWGFTIATFAIMAAVPTLCLAVAQNNEEAIKISPKLEKALYEELICKTIDEIANKIDELVLNKVYYNEVVEKMKFVQWWVYDTKWVKLLDIVLEKQGFEWQIITLKEKVYLNFIIDQTRATVNELLNFYSVAPSDIFIADVEKYLDGFPDLQMIIYSLRFAHEKNGKYLQKMTELLLEPNFTIMNTYYLRYQIGVYGFCNAISDAVDYKVSYFVYKNLFERFMATIDTSKYEPILQKTGVVVVTCMQLLNMNTHAPTKQTLDYCYNLQKHFNKKVILIITGEPSYAEAGNIYTTNFINYLILEKKNYYINIEDEKIIAYHPLVDQYSEQTLRDVVDYIYSWRPELVFNVGNNSLISDACKIFTKSASYQCGNGFGVTCSGITIVPREPRPEEDAPIKEFLEEQGQKAIYSPMTAKLPVSDRVFTREEYEISEDAFVMCIIGGRLNTEITKEYTKVIKEILAMDDKILIIFVGGFNDYEKWILEDELLQKQTKYIGFLQEGVTEFCKICNLYLNPFRQGGGISAVEAMYQGVPVVAVEKGDAAVMAGPDFAITKATYIETVRKYLTDKEFMDKQKERAKARAERTFDTKGAIGKLLKDLEALY, encoded by the coding sequence ATGGATTTAAAATTAGATAAATCAAAAATAATTATAATAATTGAAAATTTTGAAGGATTTTTTGACTATGACAAAAGTGTGATAGAATATACGATAAAAACAACGAGATATAATATGTTAGCCAATTTGATTTTAGCAATAGATAGAAAATTTGATTCAATTACTGAAGTCTATATTGTATCAAAAGGGCAATCTGAGCCCGATATATTTGCAGCACAATTTGAAAGGCTTCCTATTTTTCGTATACAGTTAGCATATTCCACACTAGAAGAGTATGAAAAAGATGTGCAAACAACGATGATATATAAAATTGTAAGCATTATTGCTCCACAAAATATAATAATTTTAGGAGATAAATCTGAATTAGATTTAGAAATTAGGTCATTATTGCCAATTATAAATACAATAAAGATTGTTGATTTGGATATAAGCATTAATAATAAGGATATAAAAAGTATAATCAATGGTATAGACGTCTCGTTACCTTTTGTAGAAGATTATTATTTATTTCCACAATATGTATCAAATAAAAAATGGGTTTTGAAAAAAACTAAAATTCCAGAATATGAATCCAAAAAACCATTAAGTAGAGTGAATCTGATAAAAACATTGGATATGCCAGAAGATGCATTTGTAATTATAATGGTAAATCCCAATTTGAATATTTATGTAAAAGATGAATTTTTAGAAATGTGTTATAATATTGCAGAAAAAAATGAAAAAATATATTTTATTTTAGTGACAGAAAAAATGATTAATATTACAAAATATAAAAATCAATTCAAAATTATAACAAAGATTGATCAAGCTACTACAATATTGCCAGCTTGTGACTTGTTTATATCTCCTGCAATACCTTGGGGATTTACAATAGCAACATTTGCAATTATGGCAGCAGTACCAACACTATGTTTAGCAGTAGCTCAAAATAATGAGGAAGCAATTAAGATATCTCCTAAACTAGAAAAGGCTTTATATGAGGAATTGATTTGTAAAACGATAGATGAAATAGCAAATAAGATAGATGAACTAGTTTTAAATAAAGTGTATTATAATGAAGTAGTAGAAAAAATGAAATTTGTACAATGGTGGGTTTATGATACCAAATGGGTCAAATTATTGGATATAGTGTTAGAAAAACAGGGATTTGAGTGGCAGATAATTACATTAAAAGAAAAAGTATATCTGAATTTTATAATTGATCAAACTAGAGCTACTGTGAATGAATTGTTAAATTTTTATAGTGTAGCGCCGTCGGATATATTTATAGCAGATGTCGAAAAATATTTAGACGGATTTCCTGATTTACAAATGATTATATATTCATTAAGATTTGCACATGAAAAAAACGGAAAATATTTACAAAAAATGACTGAATTATTGCTAGAACCTAATTTTACAATTATGAATACGTATTATCTAAGGTATCAAATTGGAGTATATGGATTTTGTAATGCAATTTCTGATGCTGTGGACTATAAAGTAAGCTATTTTGTATATAAAAATCTATTTGAACGATTTATGGCAACCATTGATACAAGTAAATATGAGCCTATTTTACAAAAAACCGGAGTGGTTGTTGTGACGTGTATGCAGCTACTAAATATGAACACGCATGCACCAACGAAGCAGACGCTGGATTACTGCTATAATTTGCAAAAACATTTTAATAAAAAAGTAATATTAATAATAACAGGAGAGCCTTCATATGCAGAAGCGGGTAATATATATACTACGAATTTTATTAATTATCTAATTTTGGAAAAGAAGAACTATTATATAAATATAGAAGATGAAAAAATTATAGCATATCACCCGTTAGTAGATCAATATTCTGAGCAAACGTTGCGAGATGTAGTTGATTATATATATAGTTGGAGACCGGAACTGGTGTTTAATGTAGGTAACAATTCTTTAATATCTGATGCGTGCAAAATTTTTACAAAGTCGGCAAGTTACCAGTGTGGAAATGGATTTGGAGTAACTTGTAGTGGGATAACAATTGTTCCGCGTGAACCGAGACCAGAAGAAGATGCCCCGATTAAAGAATTTTTGGAAGAACAGGGGCAGAAAGCGATTTATTCTCCGATGACAGCAAAATTGCCGGTTTCAGATAGAGTTTTTACCAGAGAAGAGTATGAAATCAGTGAAGATGCTTTTGTGATGTGCATAATAGGAGGGCGATTAAATACAGAAATTACGAAAGAGTATACAAAAGTTATAAAAGAAATACTAGCTATGGATGATAAAATTTTAATAATATTTGTAGGAGGATTTAATGACTATGAAAAATGGATTTTAGAAGACGAATTACTACAAAAGCAAACTAAATATATAGGATTTTTGCAAGAAGGTGTGACAGAATTTTGTAAAATATGTAATTTATATCTCAATCCTTTTAGGCAAGGCGGTGGGATATCTGCTGTTGAGGCGATGTATCAAGGAGTACCGGTAGTGGCAGTGGAAAAGGGAGATGCGGCGGTTATGGCAGGTCCAGATTTTGCAATAACTAAGGCAACGTATATAGAAACTGTCAGAAAATATTTAACTGATAAGGAGTTTATGGATAAACAAAAAGAAAGGGCAAAAGCACGTGCGGAACGTACTTTTGACACCAAAGGAGCGATAGGAAAGTTGCTCAAAGATTTGGAAGCTTTATATTAA